In the genome of Cryptomeria japonica chromosome 8, Sugi_1.0, whole genome shotgun sequence, one region contains:
- the LOC131044189 gene encoding uncharacterized protein LOC131044189 — MDVTEIDMLGRRDIDKQNPWSAEYQGDDYTNIAINFINTMKENGLLIPDDMMSSISYGTLGAKQKKALDIIMSHYNQVDNAMPLYMIIQGTAGTGKSYLIHAIRQTLNDASRSQCSPLLLLAPTGVVAFNIGASTIHSTLRIPIANFAELEDTRLTSLQEEIQHIKYILIDEMSFIGQNLLQNIDSRLRQAFPEKSNMSFGGRSIILVGDLGQLPPVSDKAPYDSNVHAKLLWQEFKTVVTLDKVFRQDGETEDQQRFRQLLTNIRDAHPTIDDWKLLMTRTDASLHPTIKEEFDNNIHLFATNDNVHNHNRKKLYALRRPIARSIASKEGSTNPAGGQNDELDVELLISKDARVMLTSNLWIEAGLVNGALGYIRNIIYKPGCAPPDPPTYVMVEFDNYSGLPFEDASPNLIPISPIQRGRTRQLPLQLAWALTIHKSQGLTLSKATIDIGPRERSGLTFVAISRVKALDRIRISPPFSYDRYEKMKTGKQLTKRKTKEERLKSLETQYFYVMYTLLN; from the coding sequence ATGGATGTAACagaaatagatatgttgggaagaAGAGATATTGATAAACAAAATCCATGGAGTGCAGAATATCAAGGAGATGATTACACAAATATAGCAATAAATTTTATCAACACTATGAAAGAGAATGGCTTATTAATACCTGATGATATGATGTCAAGTATATCATATGGAACTTTAGGTGCTAAGCAAAAAAAAGCACTTGATATTATTATGTCACATTATAATCAAGTTGACAATGCCATGCCACTATACATGATAATTCAAGGAACAGCTGGAACAGGTAAATCATATCTGATTCATGCAATTCGTCAAACTCTTAATGATGCATCAAGATCACAATGTTCTCCCTTATTATTACTAGCACCAACTGGAGTTGTAGCATTTAACATTGGTGCATCAACAATTCATTCGACTCTACGAATACCTATTGCAAATTTTGCTGAATTAGAAGACACAAGACTCACAAGTCTCCAAGAAGAAATTcaacatattaaatatatattgattgatgaaatgagtttTATTGGACAAAATTTGTTACAAAATATTGATTCAAGACTACGTCAAGCttttcctgaaaaatcaaacatgAGTTTTGGTGGAAGATCAATCATTTTGGTAGGAGATTTGGGACAACTACCTCCTGTTAGTGACAAAGCACCTTATGATAGTAATGTGCATGCAAAATTATTATGGCAAGAGTTTAAGACAGTTGTTACTTTGGATAAGGTGTTTAGACAAGATGGAGAAACTGAAGACCAACAAAGGTTTCGCCAATTACTCACAAATATTAGAGATGCACATCCAACTATAGATGATTGGAAATTATTGATGACAAGAACAGATGCTTCATTACATCCAACAATTAAGGAGGAGTTTGATAATAATATTCATCTATTTGCAACAAATGACAATGTGCATAACCATAATAGAAAAAAGTTATATGCATTAAGAAGACCAATAGCCCGAAGCATTGCAAGTAAAGAAGGTAGTACTAATCCAGCAGGAGGTCAAAATGATGAGTTAGATGTTGAATTATTAATTTCTAAGGATGCAAGGGTCATGTTAACATCTAATTTATGGATAGAAGCGGGTCTTGTGAATGGAGCTTTAGGATACATCCGAAATATCATATACAAACCTGGATGTGCCCCGCCAGATCCACCAACATATGTTAtggttgaatttgacaattattcTGGACTTCCTTTTGAAGATGCATCTCCTAATTTGATTCCTATTTCACCAATACAAAGGGGCCGTACACGTCAATTGCCACTACAATTGGCTTGGGCACTAACAATCCATAAATCACAAGGATTGACTCTTTCAAAGGCAACAATTGACATAGGACCAAGAGAAAGGTCAGGATTAACATTTGTTGCTATATCACGTGTTAAGGCCTTGGATAGAATTAGAATCTCACCACCATTTTCATATGATCGTTACGAAAAAATGAAGACAGGAAAGCAACTCACCAAaaggaaaacaaaggaagaaaGACTCAAATCTTTGGAAACACAATATTTTTATGTAATGTATACATTGTTGAATTGA
- the LOC131044190 gene encoding uncharacterized protein LOC131044190 — protein MNYIAKYAAKAEKSSESYHQMLMRLANIENPEEAASRAYRRLLIETLIERDIGAQETCHMLLELPLVESSRVFVTLNVSKEVFKPVITNEENDDERHLKHFIEGYMDRPYAMESVTLIDAARSWTYNSKRKRDNKWEARTIAAIVRVFPRFTTIPTRQSEKWADFCWSKLLLYKPFRNIQRDIGLDDNIVISNWESLNYNPWHLE, from the coding sequence ATGAATTATATTGCAAAGTATGCGGCAAAAGCAGAAAAGAGTTCAGAAAGTTATCATCAAATGTTAATGCGACTTGCAAATATAGAAAATCCTGAGGAAGCAGCATCAAGGGCATATAGGAGACTTCTAATAGAAACACTCATTGAGAGGGACATTGGAGCACAAGAAACATGTCATATGTTACTAGAGTTACCATTGGTAGAAAGTAGTAGAGTTTTTGTTACTTTAAATGTTTCAAAAGAGGTGTTCAAGCCAGTAAtaacaaatgaagaaaatgatgatgaaCGTCACCTAAAACATTTCATTGAAGGATACATGGATAGACCATATGCAATGGAAAGTGTCACACTTATAGATGCAGCTAGATCATGGACTTATAATTCCAAGAGAAAAAGAGATAACAAATGGGAAGCAAGGACTATAGCAGCTATTGTGAGGGTGTTTCCAAGATTTACCACTATACCTACACGTCAATCAGAAAAATGGGCTGATTTTTGTTGGTCAAAGTTATTGTTGTACAAGCCATTTCGTAATATCCAAAGAGATATTGGACTTGATGATAACATAGTTATATCAAATTGGGAGTCACTCAACTATAATCCATGGCATTTGGAATGA